A window of Citrus sinensis cultivar Valencia sweet orange chromosome 7, DVS_A1.0, whole genome shotgun sequence contains these coding sequences:
- the LOC102621235 gene encoding FRIGIDA-like protein 3 produces MDSTEQILEIDTASSLIEQLGKALVELEALKNAPFDKVQWKEIEEHFYNLETTLKRKSEELEAREKEYEEKESKTHALLAEREAAVAAKEQDFIDRVQELKDAAVAAIGDARGNYQPTSFDPVDEGDNQDSKVSSSLGDNKSPEEDFPHEMSENDKGVNVKPRPELTQFCKQMDAKGLLNFIIENRKNLYAIREELPVALESATEPAHLVLDLLEGFYLPDETNQPLDERNAALQGMRKSCTMIIEATAALLARIDPGADHLLNPETKQQAKAIADEWKPKLANAGIDAADANSLEALAFLQLLATFRIASEFDEEELCKLVLVVPHCRQAPELCHSLGLAHKVPGIIEILVNNAKQIDAVHLIHAFQLTENFPPVPLLKTYLKDLRRNSQGKGGNSGGATGAQNDANAQELAALKAVISCIERYKLEAEYPLDPLQKRVAQLERSKSDKKRGRDFSKHQQSKKHRANGGYRGFRASGGNAASSRQAPPVYADRTAYGAMPARYHQAASNHYDYQVPGQSAYAQQINDQRLYYYPQDDRVAPNSYNAAPANYNCYAGSGLQPSHQPYM; encoded by the exons ATGGATAGTACGGaacaaattttggaaattgaTACTGCCTCCTCTCTGATAGAACAGCTTGGTAAGGCGCTGGTTGAACTTGAGGCCCTGAAGAATGCACCTTTTGACAAGGTTCAGTGGAAGGAGATTGAAGAACATTTCTACAATCTTGAGACAACGCTGAAAAGAAAATCTGAAGAGCTAGAAGCTAGGGAGAAGGAATATGAGGAGAAAGAATCCAAAACTCATGCATTGCTTGCTGAAAGAGAGGCAGCCGTTGCTGCTAAAGAGCAAGACTTCATAGATCGAGTGCAGGAGCTTAAAGATGCTGCTGTTGCTGCCATTGGAGATGCACGTGGAAATTATCAACCAACATCTTTCGATCCTGTTGATGAGGGAGACAATCAAGACAGTAAGGTAAGCAGCTCTCTTGGTGATAACAAATCCCCAGAAGAGGACTTTCCTCATGAGATGAGTGAAAATGATAAAGGCGTGAATGTTAAGCCACGTCCAGAGCTAACACAATTTTGCAAGCAGATGGATGCGAAAGGGCTTCTGAATTTTATCATCGAGAATAGAAAAAATCTATATGCCATTCGTGAGGAACTTCCTGTTGCATTAGAAAGTGCAACAGAACCAGCCCATTTGGTGCTGGATCTACTGGAGGGATTTTACCTTCCTGATGAAACTAACCAACCATTGGATGAAAGGAATGCGGCCCTTCAGGGTATGCGCAAATCCTGTACTATGATTATAGAAGCCACGGCCGCCTTATTGGCAAGAATTGACCCAGGTGCTGATCACCTTCTGAACCCTGAAACCAAGCAGCAAGCCAAGGCAATTGCCGATGAGTGGAAGCCTAAGTTGGCTAATGCGGGCATTGATGCTGCTGATGCAAATTCATTGGAAGCACTGGCATTTTTGCAGCTTCTTGCAACCTTTAGGATTGCTTCAGAGTTTGATGAAGAAGAACTCTGCAAGCTTGTTCTTGTAGTTCCTCATTGCAGGCAGGCACCTGAGCTCTGCCATTCTCTTGGGTTAGCACATAAAGTACCAG GGATTATCGAGATTTTGGTAAACAATGCGAAGCAAATTGATGCTGTACATTTGATTCATGCTTTCCAGCTTACTGAAAACTTTCCTCCTGTGCCCCTCCTGAAGACGTACTTGAAGGATTTGAGGAGAAATTCACAAGGAAAGGGTGGGAATTCAGGCGGCGCTACTGGTGCACAG AATGATGCAAACGCACAAGAACTTGCAGCTCTTAAGGCTGTCATCAGTTGTATTGAACGGTACAAGCTTGAAGCTGAGTACCCACTTGATCCACTTCAGAAAAGGGTTGCTCAGCTGGAGAGGTCCAAATCTGATAAGAAGAGGGGTAGAGATTTTAGTAAACATCAACAGTCCAAGAAGCACAGAGCCAACGGAGGATATCGTGGATTCCGTGCTTCTGGTGGCAATGCTGCTTCCAGCAGGCAGGCTCCACCTGTTTATGCTGACAGGACTGCTTATGGAGCAATGCCAGCAAGGTATCATCAGGCTGCTTCAAATCATTATGATTATCAAGTTCCTGGTCAGTCTGCATACGCTCAACAAATAAATGATCAAAGATTATACTACTATCCCCAAGATGATAGGGTTGCTCCGAACTCATACAATGCGGCTCCAGCTAATTATAACTGTTATGCAGGTAGTGGATTGCAGCCTTCTCACCAGCCATATATGTAG